From one Nonomuraea polychroma genomic stretch:
- a CDS encoding nitrate- and nitrite sensing domain-containing protein gives MASGRSIRFKISTLLVIPLISLIALWGFAASTTSGQALNLLKVETIWTGVINHADGLTGNLQTERLASAERIAGTVTDPDALSKARAKVDANRKSLTEQALSEDTQAALSQDMKNQLQAVFAAVGRIPDIRRKVDERSLTPGGLVTEYAKISDEIHLLYSRLTMSTDVQLSLQAQGLIAADEVRELLSREHALIIAANGRPNMRDVHMLAGIDGTRTHLFPKALANLDAELRAPFEKIYYSARYVTMENLVESYIAGQPLDVQLWRGVADQVQKEYQEAIWSTGDKLLARMEPAGIAIVVQAAVAGALGLIAVIFSIFISIRFGRRITRELATLRRTALDLAEIRLPDVVAKLRKGESVDIASEAPPIKVGRNATSEVSDLAAAFDSVQSTAVDAAVEQAKLRQGLSEALRNLARRSQSLLQRQLKLLDEMQRQTEEPEALERLFKLDHLTTRMRRHAEGLVLLSGGSAGRRWRGVIPIEDVLSGAAAQVEEYTRVRVYPMTECGVSGAAVADLMHLFAELIENAASFSSPSNEVSVRGEMVGRGFAVEIEDRGLGMDEATRRIINERLASPPEFDVAQTERLGFAVVGMLAARHGIKVTLKPSPYGGTTAIVLVPGSLVEPMATPVQPLEFESVSVSVVRPETTGPGDLPRRVRTSMRGAGPALPQQAGPAELAEPEPGRPRGDRPTILPGTDAPASLPRRARQTGLPQRDRTTRQERPDEQNGRPHEERQTSLPRRQRQTNAPQRLQQAPPPSAAEERSPEEARALLSSLQSGWQRGRQDSDQDGGSQP, from the coding sequence ATGGCATCGGGCAGATCCATCCGATTCAAGATCTCGACGCTGCTCGTCATCCCCTTGATCTCCCTGATCGCGCTCTGGGGCTTCGCCGCGAGCACGACATCGGGACAGGCGCTCAACCTGCTCAAGGTCGAGACGATCTGGACAGGCGTCATCAACCACGCCGACGGTCTGACCGGCAACCTGCAGACGGAACGGCTGGCCTCGGCTGAGCGGATCGCGGGCACCGTCACGGACCCGGACGCGCTGAGCAAGGCCCGGGCCAAGGTCGACGCGAACAGGAAGTCGCTGACGGAGCAGGCGCTGTCCGAGGACACGCAGGCCGCGCTCTCGCAGGACATGAAGAACCAGCTCCAGGCCGTGTTCGCGGCCGTCGGCCGGATCCCCGACATCAGGCGCAAGGTGGACGAGCGCAGCCTCACCCCCGGCGGCCTCGTGACGGAGTACGCGAAGATCTCCGACGAGATCCACCTGCTCTACTCCCGGCTGACGATGAGTACGGACGTGCAGCTCTCCCTCCAGGCGCAGGGCCTGATCGCCGCCGACGAGGTACGCGAGCTGCTGAGCCGTGAGCACGCCCTGATCATCGCCGCCAACGGCCGGCCGAACATGCGCGACGTCCACATGCTGGCGGGCATCGACGGCACCCGCACCCACCTCTTCCCGAAGGCCCTGGCCAACCTCGACGCCGAGCTGCGGGCCCCGTTCGAGAAGATTTACTACTCCGCCAGGTACGTCACCATGGAGAACCTGGTCGAGAGCTACATCGCCGGGCAGCCGCTGGACGTCCAGCTCTGGCGGGGCGTCGCCGACCAGGTGCAGAAGGAATACCAGGAGGCCATCTGGAGCACCGGCGACAAGCTGCTGGCCAGGATGGAGCCCGCCGGTATCGCCATCGTGGTGCAGGCCGCGGTCGCGGGCGCCCTCGGGCTGATCGCCGTCATCTTCTCGATCTTCATCTCGATCCGGTTCGGCCGCAGGATCACCCGCGAGCTGGCGACGCTCCGCCGTACCGCTCTGGACCTGGCCGAGATCAGGCTGCCTGACGTCGTGGCGAAGCTACGCAAGGGCGAGAGCGTCGACATCGCGTCCGAGGCGCCGCCCATCAAGGTGGGCCGCAACGCCACCAGCGAGGTCAGTGACCTGGCGGCGGCGTTCGACAGCGTGCAGAGCACGGCCGTGGACGCGGCCGTCGAGCAGGCCAAGTTGCGCCAAGGACTGTCCGAGGCGCTGCGCAACCTGGCGCGGCGCAGCCAGTCGCTGCTGCAGCGCCAGCTCAAGCTGCTCGACGAGATGCAGCGTCAGACGGAGGAGCCGGAGGCCCTGGAGCGGCTGTTCAAGCTCGACCACCTGACCACCCGCATGCGCCGCCACGCGGAGGGCCTGGTGCTGCTCTCCGGCGGCTCGGCGGGCCGCAGGTGGCGCGGCGTCATCCCGATCGAGGACGTGCTCAGTGGCGCCGCCGCCCAGGTCGAGGAGTACACGCGGGTCCGCGTCTACCCGATGACCGAATGCGGTGTCTCCGGCGCGGCGGTGGCCGACCTCATGCACCTGTTCGCCGAGCTGATCGAGAACGCCGCCTCCTTCTCCTCGCCCAGCAATGAGGTCTCGGTACGCGGCGAGATGGTCGGCAGGGGCTTCGCCGTCGAGATCGAGGACCGCGGGCTGGGCATGGACGAGGCCACCCGCAGGATCATCAACGAGCGCCTGGCCAGCCCGCCCGAGTTCGACGTCGCCCAGACCGAGCGGCTCGGGTTCGCGGTGGTCGGCATGCTCGCCGCCAGGCACGGCATCAAGGTGACGCTCAAGCCGTCACCGTACGGCGGCACGACCGCGATCGTGCTCGTGCCGGGATCGCTGGTCGAGCCCATGGCGACGCCGGTGCAGCCGCTGGAGTTCGAGTCCGTCTCCGTGTCGGTGGTCCGGCCGGAGACCACGGGGCCCGGGGACCTGCCGCGCCGGGTCCGTACGAGCATGCGGGGAGCGGGGCCCGCGCTGCCGCAGCAGGCGGGCCCGGCGGAGCTCGCCGAGCCGGAGCCGGGACGGCCGCGGGGCGACAGGCCGACGATCCTGCCGGGGACCGACGCACCGGCGAGCCTGCCGCGGCGTGCCCGGCAGACCGGTCTCCCGCAGCGCGATCGCACCACCCGTCAAGAGCGCCCGGACGAGCAGAACGGCCGGCCGCACGAGGAACGGCAGACGAGCCTGCCCCGCCGCCAGCGGCAGACCAACGCTCCTCAGCGGCTCCAGCAGGCGCCGCCGCCCTCAGCCGCTGAGGAGCGCTCGCCCGAGGAGGCCAGGGCGTTGCTCTCCTCTCTCCAGTCCGGCTGGCAGCGCGGGCGGCAGGACAGCGACCAGGATGGGGGATCTCAGCCGTGA
- a CDS encoding DUF742 domain-containing protein has translation MSREHEWVDEEAGPVVRPYAVARGRTRPASSALDLLATVVSTGLPAPSNAELSAQHRRVIGYLSGQGRPVAEVASEVGLPVGVVRVLLGDLLEHGLISVRPQRDRASTPTESLLREVINGLRAL, from the coding sequence GTGAGCCGCGAGCACGAGTGGGTCGACGAGGAGGCGGGTCCGGTCGTGCGGCCGTACGCGGTCGCACGCGGGCGCACCCGGCCCGCGTCCTCCGCCCTCGACCTGCTGGCGACCGTCGTGTCGACCGGGTTGCCCGCCCCGTCCAACGCCGAGCTCAGCGCTCAACACCGCAGGGTGATCGGCTACCTGTCCGGCCAGGGCAGACCCGTCGCCGAGGTCGCCTCGGAGGTGGGCCTGCCGGTCGGCGTGGTGCGGGTGCTGCTGGGCGACCTGCTGGAGCACGGCCTGATCTCGGTGCGCCCGCAGCGCGACCGGGCGTCCACACCGACGGAGAGCCTGCTCCGCGAGGTGATCAACGGCCTCCGAGCGCTCTGA
- a CDS encoding roadblock/LC7 domain-containing protein encodes MSVPTTNTGELNWLLDDLTARVAAVRQAVILSTDGLAIGHSKGLIREDAEHLSAVAAGFQSLARGTGRHFGGGDVRQTIVEMESAFLFVTAAGQGTCLAVIADANVDVGHIAYEMAMLVKRVGQHITTNPRAGAS; translated from the coding sequence ATGAGTGTGCCGACCACCAACACCGGTGAGCTGAACTGGCTGCTTGACGACCTGACCGCCAGGGTCGCCGCGGTGCGGCAGGCGGTCATCCTGTCGACCGACGGCCTGGCGATCGGCCACTCCAAGGGGTTGATCCGCGAGGACGCCGAGCACCTGTCGGCCGTGGCGGCGGGCTTCCAGAGCCTGGCCCGCGGCACGGGCCGCCATTTCGGGGGCGGCGACGTACGCCAGACCATCGTCGAGATGGAGTCGGCGTTCCTGTTCGTCACGGCGGCGGGACAGGGCACCTGCCTGGCCGTGATCGCCGATGCGAACGTGGACGTCGGCCACATCGCCTACGAGATGGCGATGCTGGTCAAGCGGGTGGGCCAGCACATCACCACCAACCCACGTGCTGGAGCGTCATGA
- a CDS encoding nitrate- and nitrite sensing domain-containing protein — MLLLLPLLSLSALWGFVLNLTMGDAQSLLRAGTLYRTIGIASTDLGLQLQAERVRSAEALTTRELTDALGGQRARTDQSVGEFRQAVTEAGDATDNLRRPLGTLLGALDRLGPIRADIDSGLSSRLAGLNEYNRILDSIFLLYDHLVTVSDLAILQQAASLQAMGMAREYIAREHALAIGALADGRLTEPETAAFTEYAASRRFLHARGLAGLDVTLRRPYEQVFASEPFQTFVTMEARVVRTGTPPPEAAGWTETISRLASELDKHGLAASEVLAGRTSEAATGTVVEIAIAGGLGLIAVLASIIISVRFGRRLAGELAGLRAAAVELSEQRLPDIMERLRKGEDVDVRKEAKAIKVSGSAEITDVARAFGSVQRTAVTAAVGQAALRRGVGQVFLNLARRKQGLLHRQLALLDGMQRRTHDPDRLEELFRLDHLTTRMRRHAESLIVLSGSAPGRAWRKPVPVIDIVRAAVAEVEDYTRVNVEVMPVSAFDGAAAADLTHLLAELVENATIYSPPDTQVRVGGDQVSNGYAIEVEDKGPGLSAGEYAAFNALLADPPEFDLADSGRLGLFVVARLAARHGVKVLLRRSPFGGTTAIALVPRDLVTEQTALTVGDSGEEMAALPSRTRKKALAVVTSGTHAGLPRRVRQAGLSSRLKDKPSAAPEQPERPAERSPDEVRDLFSAFQRGTQRAREEAQDEGDK; from the coding sequence TTGTTACTGCTGTTACCCCTCCTGTCTCTGAGCGCGCTCTGGGGTTTCGTCCTCAACCTCACCATGGGCGACGCCCAGTCACTGCTGCGGGCCGGCACGCTGTACCGAACCATCGGCATCGCCTCCACCGACCTGGGCTTACAGCTCCAGGCCGAACGCGTACGCTCGGCTGAGGCGCTCACGACACGTGAGCTCACCGATGCGCTCGGCGGCCAGCGCGCCCGCACCGACCAGTCCGTCGGCGAATTCCGTCAGGCCGTCACGGAGGCCGGCGACGCGACCGACAACCTGCGCCGCCCGCTCGGCACGCTGCTGGGCGCACTCGACCGGCTCGGCCCGATCAGGGCCGACATCGACAGCGGCCTGAGCTCCCGCCTGGCCGGGCTCAACGAGTACAACCGCATCCTCGACTCGATCTTCCTGCTCTACGACCACCTGGTCACGGTCTCCGACCTGGCCATACTCCAGCAGGCCGCCTCGCTGCAGGCCATGGGCATGGCCAGGGAGTACATCGCCAGGGAGCACGCGCTCGCCATCGGGGCCCTGGCCGACGGGCGGCTCACCGAGCCGGAGACCGCGGCGTTCACCGAGTACGCGGCCTCCAGGAGATTCCTGCACGCGCGCGGGCTCGCGGGCCTCGACGTGACGCTGCGCCGGCCGTACGAGCAGGTCTTCGCCTCCGAGCCGTTCCAGACCTTCGTCACCATGGAAGCCAGGGTCGTCAGGACCGGCACCCCGCCGCCCGAGGCCGCCGGCTGGACGGAGACCATCAGCAGGCTGGCCTCCGAGCTGGACAAACACGGCTTGGCCGCGTCCGAGGTGCTGGCCGGCCGTACGTCCGAGGCCGCCACGGGCACCGTTGTCGAGATCGCGATCGCGGGCGGCCTCGGCTTGATCGCGGTGCTCGCGTCGATCATCATCTCTGTACGCTTCGGTCGTCGCCTGGCCGGAGAGCTCGCCGGGCTGCGCGCGGCCGCGGTCGAGCTGTCGGAGCAGCGGCTGCCGGACATCATGGAGCGGCTGCGCAAGGGTGAGGACGTCGACGTGCGGAAGGAGGCCAAGGCGATCAAGGTGAGCGGTTCCGCTGAGATCACCGATGTGGCCAGGGCCTTCGGTTCCGTGCAACGCACCGCCGTGACGGCGGCGGTCGGTCAGGCCGCGCTGCGGCGCGGGGTCGGCCAGGTCTTCCTCAACCTCGCCCGGCGCAAGCAGGGGCTGCTGCACCGCCAGCTCGCGCTGCTCGACGGCATGCAGCGGCGTACGCACGACCCGGACCGGCTGGAGGAGCTCTTCCGGCTGGACCACCTCACCACCCGTATGCGGCGGCACGCCGAGAGCCTGATCGTCCTGTCCGGGTCGGCGCCCGGGCGGGCGTGGCGCAAGCCCGTGCCCGTGATCGACATCGTCCGGGCCGCGGTCGCCGAGGTCGAGGACTACACCCGGGTCAACGTCGAGGTCATGCCGGTCAGCGCGTTCGACGGGGCCGCCGCGGCCGACCTCACGCACCTGCTCGCCGAGCTGGTCGAGAACGCCACCATCTACTCGCCGCCGGACACCCAGGTCCGTGTGGGCGGCGACCAGGTGAGCAACGGCTACGCCATCGAGGTCGAGGACAAGGGTCCGGGCCTGTCGGCCGGCGAGTACGCCGCGTTCAACGCGCTGCTGGCCGACCCGCCCGAGTTCGACCTGGCCGACAGCGGCAGGCTCGGCCTGTTCGTGGTGGCCAGGCTGGCCGCGCGCCACGGGGTCAAGGTGCTGCTGCGGCGCTCGCCCTTCGGCGGCACGACCGCCATCGCGCTCGTGCCACGCGACTTGGTGACCGAGCAGACGGCGCTGACGGTCGGCGACAGCGGGGAGGAAATGGCCGCGCTGCCGAGCCGTACCAGGAAGAAGGCGCTCGCCGTGGTCACCTCGGGCACCCACGCCGGGTTGCCCAGGCGGGTGCGCCAGGCCGGCCTGTCGTCGCGGCTCAAGGACAAGCCGTCCGCGGCGCCCGAGCAGCCCGAGCGGCCGGCCGAACGCTCTCCCGACGAGGTTCGCGACCTGTTCTCCGCGTTCCAGCGGGGAACCCAACGCGCCCGAGAAGAAGCCCAGGATGAGGGGGACAAATGA
- a CDS encoding DUF742 domain-containing protein: MSDSPQWFDEEAGPVVRPYALIRGRTRSSGDTFDLVATVRVIGDPPGDLGPEQQLILRAARSPISVADLAVELDLPIGVVRVLLGDMRDHGLISVSSSSAGGTRTNERILKEVINGLRAL, encoded by the coding sequence ATGAGCGACAGCCCGCAGTGGTTCGATGAGGAGGCCGGGCCCGTCGTCCGGCCCTACGCCCTCATCCGCGGCCGCACGCGTTCCTCCGGGGACACGTTCGACCTCGTCGCGACCGTGCGCGTCATCGGCGACCCGCCAGGCGACCTCGGTCCCGAGCAACAACTGATCCTGCGGGCTGCTCGCAGTCCGATCTCGGTGGCCGACCTGGCCGTCGAGCTCGACCTGCCCATCGGCGTCGTCCGGGTGCTGCTCGGCGACATGCGTGACCACGGCCTCATCTCCGTGTCATCGTCCTCGGCCGGAGGGACGCGGACGAATGAGCGCATTCTCAAGGAAGTGATCAATGGACTCCGTGCTCTCTGA
- a CDS encoding GTP-binding protein: MDSVLSEDPVALKILIAGGFGVGKTTLVGSISEIKPLRTEEVLSDRGIGVDDIDGVEAKTTTTVAMDFGRITIREGLVVYLFGTPGQERFWFMWDELSYGALGAVVIADTRRLTDCFPSLDYFEQRGTPFVVAVNCFDGAAQHSVEDVRIALDLDDDVPVMLCDVRRRTSAKEVMITLVEHSLRTLTSAN, from the coding sequence ATGGACTCCGTGCTCTCTGAGGACCCCGTCGCGCTGAAGATCCTCATCGCCGGGGGTTTCGGCGTCGGGAAGACCACCCTGGTCGGATCGATCAGCGAGATCAAGCCGCTGCGCACGGAGGAGGTGCTCTCCGACCGCGGGATCGGCGTCGACGACATCGACGGCGTGGAGGCCAAGACCACCACGACCGTCGCGATGGACTTCGGGCGCATCACGATCCGCGAAGGGCTCGTGGTCTACCTGTTCGGCACGCCCGGGCAGGAGCGGTTCTGGTTCATGTGGGACGAGCTGTCCTACGGCGCGCTGGGCGCGGTCGTGATCGCCGACACCCGGCGGCTGACCGACTGCTTCCCGTCCCTCGACTACTTCGAGCAGCGCGGCACGCCGTTCGTGGTGGCCGTCAACTGCTTCGACGGGGCCGCGCAGCACAGCGTGGAGGACGTGCGCATCGCGCTCGACCTGGACGACGACGTGCCGGTGATGCTGTGCGACGTGCGGCGGCGCACCTCGGCCAAGGAAGTCATGATCACCTTGGTCGAGCACTCCCTGCGCACGCTCACCTCGGCGAACTGA